A stretch of Telopea speciosissima isolate NSW1024214 ecotype Mountain lineage chromosome 11, Tspe_v1, whole genome shotgun sequence DNA encodes these proteins:
- the LOC122646655 gene encoding protein WVD2-like 7, producing MAGEMEEPISFQANSIHSGSISFGRFETEPLSWERRSSFSHDRYLEEVEKYSTPGSVTQKKAYFEAHFKKKALLSQASTESQIGVDYQTSENDILDHMNYMKEFEHANDYAVALANNNAVLDGDLQVEPPSFASDDAVLNDDLQDDALPLTNSDTMLNGLQDVALALPYDNKVLDGDPQNVESAELHKTRFKSNTLPLVKDEPEVEFNDKLADETKNLETLPRSRSAPKRHVALKDDSPRLKNSQRQTLKVKATTETKTAKTKLMAQVPRKISSEAPKESTKNPRERESQLRTKTVKPLPPKALQTASSLARTSKPEFSVQDPENLRAKLGQDKSEKDLKVKKAGTKSQPSTLEKSEPTARQSVDRPRRTVNSTKSDMKPTSVIFHFQSDERAVKRKEFYMKLEEKMHAKEAEMNQIHAITQEETDAEIKQLRKSLNFKATPMPSFYHEAAPRGSDGKKVIISHVKLAKSQSKSPRSGCTVADRPPHSSKAGSQQGFSARESENTAAQPQASEETDCPSTVASKVSESTSSASTNKNCTSKVLNRSHPMGKKNIERGKNCKQRGSGGSKLKRIEGKQVVGAVGRASGELVRKAMKGVGSKGVGGGSGMDHLAVGIAF from the exons GCAAACTCTATACACTCTGGTTCCATATCATTTGGAAGGTTTGAAACTGAACCCTTGTCTTGGGAAAGGAGGTCATCCTTCTCACACGACAGATATCTTGAAGAAGTTGAGAAATACTCAACACCGGGTTCAGTTACTCAAAAGAAAGCATATTTCGAAGCTCATTTTAAGAAGAAGGCTCTTCTCAGTCAGGCTTCTACTGAGAGTCAGATTGGTGTGGATTACCAAACTAGTGAAAATGATATCCTGGATCATATGAATTACATGAAAGAATTTGAGCATGCTAAT GATTATGCAGTGGCTCTCGCCAATAATAATGCAGTGTTGGATGGTGATCTTCAAGTTGAACCACCTTCTTTCGCCAGTGATGATGCAGTGTTGAATGATGATCTCCAAGATGATGCGCTTCCTCTCACCAATAGTGATACAATGTTGAATGGTCTTCAAGATGTTGCACTCGCTCTCCCTTATGATAATAAAGTgttagatggtgatccacaaaaTGTAGAGTCTGCTGAACTTCACAAAACTCGGTTCAAGAGCAACACACTACCATTAGTTAAGGATGAACCAGAAGTAGAATTTAATGATAAACTTGctgatgaaacaaaaaatttggAGACATTACCAAGAAGCCGTTCAGCCCCAAAGAGGCATGTGGCCTTAAAAGATGATAGCCCTAGATTGAAGAATTCCCAGAGACAAACTCTAAAG GTAAAGGCCACAACAGAAACTAAAACAGCCAAAACAAAATTGATGGCTCAGGTTCCAAGAAAGATTTCAAGTGAAGCACCTAAGGAATCCACAAAGAAtccaagggagagagagagtcaactGAGGACTAAAACAGTGAAGCCATTACCACCAAAGGCTTTACAAACTGCATCTTCTCTGGCAAGAACTTCAAAACCAGAG TTTTCTGTGCAGGATCCAGAAAATTTGAGGGCAAAACTCGGCCAAGATAAAAG TGAAAAAGATCTAAAGGTAAAGAAAGCAGGTACTAAGTCTCAACCCTCTACTTTAGAGAAAAGTGAACCCACAGCAAGACAATCAGTGGACAG GCCTAGGAGAACAGTTAATTCAACGAAGTCAGACATGAAACCAACTTCTGTGATCTTTCATTTCCAGAGTGATGAAAGAGCAGTAAAGAGAAAAGAG TTCTATATGAAGTTAGAGGAAAAAATGCATGCCAAAGAGGCTGAGATGAACCAGATCCATGCAATAACACAG GAAGAGACGGATGCTGAGATTAAACAACTTCGCAAAAGCTTAAACTTCAAGGCTACACCTATGCCTTCTTTTTATCACGAAGCTGCACCACGAGGCTCAGATGGCAAAAAG GTCATAATAAGTCATGTGAAATTAGCAAAATCGCAAAGCAAGTCTCCACGTTCCGGATGCACAGTTGCAGATAGACCGCCACATTCTTCAAAAGCAGGAAGTCAGCAAGGCTTTTCTGCCCGTGAATCTGAAAATACAGCTGCTCAGCCACAAGCGTCAGAAGAAACTGATTGTCCATCAACAGTGGCCTCTAAAGTGAGTGAAAGTACTTCTAGTGCATCAACCAATAAAAACTGCACCTCAAAGGTCTTAAACAGAAGTCATCCAATGGGGAAGAAAAATATAGAGAGGGGTAAGAATTGTAAACAGCGAGGATCAGGGGGCAGTAAGTTGAAGAGAATAGAGGGGAAACAGGTAGTAGGAGCTGTTGGAAGGGCTAGCGGGGAACTGGTGAGGAAGGCGATGAAGGGAGTTGGCAGCAAAGGTGTTGGTGGAGGTTCTGGAATGGATCATCTAGCAGTCGGCATTGCCTTCTAA
- the LOC122645348 gene encoding anthocyanidin 3-O-glucosyltransferase 7-like — protein MAATPSNFKKGIEVAVVEKGRKITCLMSDAFWCFAGDMAEEMGVPWLAFYNAEACALATYVYTDLICSTTGVGPNAITGREHETLGFIPGMSSVRIRDVMIDGIIIENLGSTFISMVHRMAQMLPRATAVLINTYEELNPTIIKELKSNFQKCLSLAPFTLDYPPPSDSDTTGCLTWLDKQKPSSVGYISFGTVGTLPAYELEALAEGLEGSGTPFLWSLKDKLKEQLPVSFLNRTREWGLIVPWAPQFRVLQHTAVGVFMTHCGWNSVLESILGGVPVIGRPIFGDQPLNLRFISDVWGGFGIRIDNGVFTKDGVIKGLELILFNEEGKKMMEKVQAFRKLAEKAIESDGSSTMSFKALTLQIVSSTKPPSYMDDDHL, from the exons ATGGCCGCGACCCCGTCTAATTTTAAGAAGGGTATAGAGGTCGCAGTGGTAGAGAAAGGGAGGAAGATAACATGTTTGATGAGTGATGCTTTCTGGTGCTTTGCTGGGGACATGGCAGAGGAGATGGGGGTTCCTTGGTTGGCGTTCTATAATGCGGAGGCTTGTGCGCTCGCAACTTATGTCTACACTGACCTGATCTGCTCAACCACAGGAGTTGGTCCAAATG CCATCACCGGGCGAGAACATGAAACTCTTGGTTTCATTCCAGGAATGTCATCGGTACGTATAAGAGATGTGATGATAGATGGAATCATCATAGAGAACTTAGGGTCTACATTCATTAGCATGGTACATCGGATGGCCCAAATGTTGCCGCGTGCAACTGCTGTTTTGATCAATACGTACGAGGAACTGAACCCTACGATCATCAAAGAACTCAAATCGAATTTCCAAAAATGCCTTTCACTTGCACCCTTCACACTTGACTACCCACCACCGTCCGATTCGGATACTACTGGTTGCCTTACTTGGCTGGACAAGCAGAAACCTTCGTCTGTAGGATATATTAGCTTTGGCACAGTAGGGACATTGCCAGCATATGAGTTGGAAGCATTAGCAGAAGGATTAGAAGGTAGTGGAACACCCTTTCTGTGGTCTCTCAAAGATAAGCTGAAGGAACAATTACCGGTTAGTTTCCTAAACAGGACAAGGGAGTGGGGACTCATAGTCCCATGGGCTCCTCAGTTTCGTGTCCTACAACACACAGCGGTAGGTGTGTTCATGACACATTGTGGATGGAATTCAGTATTAGAGAGTATCTTGGGTGGGGTTCCTGTGATCGGCCGTCCGATTTTCGGAGACCAACCCTTGAACTTACGGTTTATTTCGGACGTATGGGGGGGTTTTGGAATTAGAATTGATAATGGGGTCTTTACCAAAGATGGAGTAATTAAAGGACTAGAATTGATTTTGTTCAAtgaggaaggaaagaaaatgatGGAGAAGGTTCAAGCCTTTAGAAAGCTTGCAGAAAAGGCAATTGAAAGTGACGGTAGCTCCACTATGAGTTTCAAGGCACTGACCTTACAAATAGTCTCTTCTACCAAACCGCCATCCTATATGGATGACGATCACCTTTGA
- the LOC122646654 gene encoding GATA transcription factor 23-like: MFGVLTGKRHMIDDDDGQDQVVATSTARICADCKTSKTPLWRSGPHGPKSLCNACGIRYRKRRRREFEFLKMGKDISMKEKKNGHVVDEEGELLVLQGKFAGKEEAEAALLLMALSCGLCVR; the protein is encoded by the exons atgTTTGGGGTGTTAACGGGGAAGAGACATAtgatagatgatgatgatggtcaGGATCAGGTGGTGGCCACCTCAACCGCAAGAATCTGTGCCGATTGCAAGACCTCCAAAACCCCTTTATGGAGAAGTGGCCCTCATGGTCCCAAG TCCTTGTGTAATGCTTGTGGGATAAGATacaggaagaggaggagaagagaatttGAATTTCTCAAAATGGGTAAAGATATCtccatgaaggagaagaagaatggacACGTAGTTGATGAAGAGGGAGAACTACTTGTCTTACAGGGAAAATTTGcaggaaaagaagaagcagaggcagCTCTTTTGCTAATGGCTTTGTCTTGTGGGCTTTGTGTTCGTTGA